The Janthinobacterium lividum genome has a window encoding:
- a CDS encoding DUF4399 domain-containing protein: protein MQLTTVFLRRSIAVIAGSLLAASAFAQSVSFVEPVDGATVTSPFKVKFSVSGMDIKPAGDMTAKTGHHHLLINMGPMKAGEMIPMDEKHLHFGKGQTETDVTLPPGQYTLTMQFANGAHQSYGPELSKSIKVTVK from the coding sequence ATGCAATTGACCACCGTATTCCTGCGCCGCAGTATCGCCGTGATCGCCGGCAGCCTGCTGGCCGCCAGCGCGTTTGCGCAATCCGTCTCGTTCGTCGAGCCCGTCGATGGCGCGACAGTGACCAGCCCGTTCAAGGTCAAGTTTTCCGTCAGCGGCATGGATATCAAGCCGGCTGGCGACATGACGGCCAAGACGGGCCACCATCATTTGCTCATCAATATGGGGCCGATGAAGGCGGGCGAGATGATACCGATGGACGAAAAACATCTGCATTTCGGCAAAGGACAAACGGAAACGGACGTCACCTTACCACCGGGCCAGTACACCCTGACCATGCAGTTCGCCAATGGCGCGCACCAGTCGTATGGGCCGGAATTGAGTAAAAGCATCAAGGTGACGGTCAAGTAA
- a CDS encoding chemotaxis response regulator protein-glutamate methylesterase translates to MKIKVLIVDDSALIRSVMTEIVNSQPDMEVVGAAPDPLVAREMIKQTNPDVLTLDVEMPKMDGLDFLEKLMRLRPMPVLMVSSLTERGSEITMRALELGAVDFVTKPKISIQSGMREYTDMIADKIRAASKARIRARTLPSASDKVAAPLPALRSPLTSSEKLIIVGASTGGTEAIREFLMQMPSDCPGILITQHMPEGFTRSFARRLDSLCKISVQEAAGGERVLPGHAYIAPGHSHLTLTRSGANYMTKIDQGEPVNRHRPSVDVLFRSAAQSAGKNAVGVILTGMGKDGAQGMLEMRAAGAYNFAQDEASCVVFGMPREAIAVGATHEVGALTALPGMVLGHLAAHGMRALRV, encoded by the coding sequence ATGAAGATCAAAGTATTGATCGTGGATGATTCGGCGCTGATTCGCAGCGTCATGACGGAAATCGTGAACAGCCAGCCCGACATGGAAGTGGTGGGGGCGGCGCCCGATCCGCTGGTGGCGCGCGAGATGATCAAGCAGACCAACCCTGACGTGCTGACCCTCGATGTCGAGATGCCGAAGATGGATGGCCTCGATTTCCTGGAAAAGCTGATGCGTTTGCGCCCGATGCCGGTGCTGATGGTGTCGTCGCTGACCGAGCGCGGTTCGGAAATCACCATGCGCGCGCTGGAACTGGGCGCCGTCGATTTCGTCACCAAGCCGAAGATTTCCATCCAGAGCGGCATGCGCGAGTACACGGACATGATCGCCGACAAGATCCGCGCCGCCTCCAAGGCGCGCATCCGCGCGCGCACTCTGCCGTCGGCCAGCGACAAGGTGGCCGCGCCGCTGCCTGCGCTGCGCAGTCCGCTGACATCGAGCGAAAAGCTGATCATCGTGGGCGCCTCGACGGGCGGCACGGAAGCGATCCGCGAATTCCTCATGCAGATGCCGTCCGATTGCCCCGGCATCCTGATCACGCAGCACATGCCGGAAGGATTTACGCGCTCGTTTGCGCGCCGCCTCGATTCGCTGTGCAAGATCTCGGTACAGGAAGCGGCGGGCGGCGAACGTGTGCTGCCCGGCCATGCCTACATCGCGCCTGGCCATTCGCACCTGACCCTGACGCGCAGCGGCGCCAACTACATGACCAAGATTGACCAGGGCGAACCGGTGAACCGCCACCGCCCGTCGGTCGACGTGCTGTTCCGTTCGGCCGCGCAATCGGCCGGTAAAAATGCCGTCGGCGTGATCCTCACCGGCATGGGCAAGGATGGCGCACAAGGCATGTTGGAGATGAGGGCCGCAGGAGCGTATAATTTTGCGCAGGATGAAGCAAGTTGCGTGGTGTTCGGCATGCCGCGCGAGGCGATTGCTGTCGGCGCGACGCACGAGGTCGGCGCCCTGACGGCGCTGCCTGGCATGGTGCTGGGACACCTGGCTGCGCATGGCATGCGCGCTTTGCGCGTGTAA
- a CDS encoding alkaline phosphatase family protein, which translates to MTKHFSLSRQLAQALLLVTSVAACQAHAAKALPATAAQPKLVVVLVVDGLPQEQVTRYRDQFGQGGFRRLLEQGAWFSDAHQAHGITVTAIGHSAVLSGAYPYQHGVIGNNWIDPVTKKSVYCTEDGNFHYIGEETQPDDGTAPTKLRVSTLGDELRYSTGDKAKVVTVSGKDRGAILLAGKTGTAYMYMEKTGNFASSTYYMQRHPQWVQRYQASKPQDRYYGKNWTPLLADSDYARDARDDLVPAKPGTRNTFPFAYYSDSGKLDGEYYSRLKSGPFLDELTLEFARAAIDGENLGRNPAGVPDILGVSLSAHDYVNHAYGPESKMSHDHLQRLDRMLAGFFADLDKKVGMDNVLVVLTADHGFANVPEFAETRGFSAKRIDGAKLVDALNQHLATTLGVDKLVTTSSLPNIYLDYALAEKSGVNRTALEDAASRFLLQQDGLAQVYTRTQMETGAVATRMDTLMRRAWNRQLSGDLMVVTKPAWYFGKGVGGTSHGTPYTYDTNVPLMVFGPRWIKPGAYGQYAEVVDIAPTLAHLLRIRQPSASEGRVLTEAVR; encoded by the coding sequence ATGACGAAACATTTCTCCCTTTCCCGGCAACTGGCGCAGGCGCTGCTGCTGGTAACTAGCGTGGCCGCATGCCAGGCGCATGCGGCCAAGGCGCTTCCTGCCACTGCGGCGCAGCCAAAGCTGGTGGTCGTGCTGGTAGTCGATGGCTTGCCGCAGGAACAGGTGACGCGCTACCGCGACCAGTTCGGCCAAGGCGGTTTCCGTCGCCTGCTGGAGCAGGGCGCGTGGTTCAGCGATGCGCACCAGGCGCATGGCATCACGGTCACGGCCATCGGGCACTCGGCCGTGCTGTCGGGCGCCTATCCTTACCAGCATGGCGTGATCGGCAATAACTGGATCGATCCCGTCACGAAAAAATCCGTGTACTGCACCGAGGATGGCAATTTCCACTACATCGGCGAAGAAACGCAGCCCGACGACGGCACCGCGCCTACCAAGCTGCGCGTGAGCACCCTGGGTGACGAACTACGCTATTCCACGGGCGACAAGGCCAAGGTCGTCACGGTGTCGGGCAAGGACCGGGGCGCCATCCTGCTGGCCGGGAAAACGGGCACGGCCTACATGTACATGGAAAAGACGGGCAACTTCGCCAGCAGCACCTATTATATGCAGCGGCATCCGCAATGGGTACAGCGCTACCAGGCCAGCAAGCCGCAGGACCGCTATTACGGCAAGAACTGGACGCCGCTGCTGGCCGATTCTGACTATGCGCGCGACGCCCGTGATGATCTTGTGCCGGCCAAGCCGGGCACGCGCAACACCTTCCCGTTCGCCTACTACAGCGACAGTGGCAAGCTCGATGGCGAGTACTACAGCCGCTTGAAGTCCGGTCCCTTCCTCGATGAACTGACCCTGGAATTCGCCCGCGCCGCCATCGATGGCGAAAACCTGGGCCGCAACCCGGCCGGTGTGCCCGACATCCTGGGCGTGAGCCTGTCCGCGCACGACTATGTGAATCATGCCTATGGCCCGGAAAGCAAGATGTCGCACGACCACCTGCAGCGGCTGGACCGCATGCTGGCCGGTTTCTTTGCCGACCTTGATAAAAAAGTCGGCATGGACAACGTGCTCGTGGTGCTGACGGCCGACCATGGCTTTGCCAACGTGCCGGAATTTGCCGAAACGCGCGGCTTCTCGGCCAAGCGCATCGACGGCGCCAAACTGGTCGATGCCTTGAACCAGCACCTGGCCACGACCCTGGGCGTGGACAAGCTGGTGACGACGTCGTCGCTGCCGAATATCTACCTCGATTACGCGCTGGCGGAAAAGAGCGGCGTCAATCGCACCGCCCTGGAAGACGCGGCTTCCCGCTTCCTGCTGCAGCAGGACGGCCTGGCGCAAGTCTATACGCGCACGCAGATGGAAACGGGGGCCGTCGCCACGCGCATGGACACCCTGATGCGCCGCGCCTGGAACCGCCAGCTGTCGGGCGACCTGATGGTGGTCACGAAGCCGGCCTGGTACTTCGGCAAGGGCGTTGGCGGCACCTCGCACGGCACGCCATATACGTATGACACGAACGTGCCGCTGATGGTCTTCGGCCCCCGCTGGATCAAGCCGGGCGCCTATGGCCAGTACGCGGAAGTAGTCGACATCGCCCCGACCCTGGCCCATTTGCTGCGCATACGCCAGCCGTCGGCGTCGGAAGGGCGGGTATTGACGGAAGCGGTGCGCTAG
- the cheY gene encoding chemotaxis response regulator CheY: MADPKMKFLVVDDFSTMRRIVRNLLKELGYANVDEAEDGVMGLAKLRAESYDFVVSDWNMPNMDGLTMLQHIRADPALAKLPVLMVTAEAKKENIIAAAQAGASGYVVKPFTAATLDEKLNKIFEKLEKAGA, encoded by the coding sequence ATGGCTGATCCAAAGATGAAATTTTTAGTCGTTGACGATTTTTCGACGATGCGCCGCATTGTCCGGAATCTGTTGAAGGAACTGGGTTATGCCAACGTCGATGAGGCGGAAGACGGCGTGATGGGCCTGGCCAAGCTGCGCGCGGAATCGTACGATTTCGTCGTCTCGGACTGGAACATGCCAAACATGGATGGCCTGACGATGCTGCAGCATATCCGCGCCGATCCTGCACTGGCCAAGCTGCCCGTGCTGATGGTCACCGCCGAAGCGAAAAAAGAAAACATCATCGCCGCCGCCCAGGCTGGCGCCAGCGGTTATGTCGTCAAGCCGTTCACGGCCGCGACCCTCGATGAAAAGCTGAACAAGATTTTCGAGAAGCTGGAAAAAGCCGGCGCCTGA
- the apbC gene encoding iron-sulfur cluster carrier protein ApbC, whose amino-acid sequence MSITVEDVKAALAQVIDPNTHKDFVSSKTVKNLKVDGNDISLDIELGYPAKSQIDLIRKSVLAALRVLPGVGNVSVGVSSKIISHTVQRGLKPMSNVKNIIAVASGKGGVGKSTTAVNLALALAAEGATVGMLDADIYGPSQPMMLGISGQPKTLDGKSMEPMENHGLQVSSIGFMIDPDEPMVWRGPMVTQALQQLLDQTNWRDLDYLIVDMPPGTGDIQLTLSQKVPVTGAVIVTTPQDIALLDARKGLKMFEKVGIPILGVVENMSTHICSNCGHAEEIFGAGGGAKMCADFGVEFLGALPLTMAIRQQTDSGTPTVVAEPDGPVAVIYKQIARTIAIKVAEKAKDMTSKFPSIVIKND is encoded by the coding sequence ATGAGCATCACAGTAGAAGACGTCAAGGCCGCGCTGGCCCAGGTTATTGATCCAAATACACATAAAGATTTCGTTTCCAGCAAAACCGTCAAGAATCTGAAAGTCGATGGCAATGATATTTCCCTCGACATCGAACTGGGCTACCCCGCCAAAAGCCAGATTGACCTGATCCGCAAATCCGTGCTGGCCGCCCTGCGCGTGCTGCCGGGCGTGGGCAATGTCAGCGTGGGCGTCTCGTCGAAAATCATTTCGCACACGGTGCAGCGCGGATTGAAGCCGATGAGCAACGTGAAAAACATCATTGCGGTCGCCTCCGGCAAGGGCGGTGTTGGTAAATCGACCACGGCCGTCAACCTGGCCCTGGCCCTGGCGGCCGAAGGCGCCACCGTCGGCATGCTCGACGCCGATATCTATGGCCCGTCGCAGCCGATGATGCTGGGCATCAGCGGCCAGCCGAAGACCCTGGATGGCAAGAGCATGGAGCCGATGGAAAACCACGGCCTGCAAGTGTCGTCGATCGGCTTCATGATCGATCCGGACGAGCCGATGGTGTGGCGCGGCCCCATGGTTACGCAAGCCTTGCAGCAACTGCTCGACCAGACCAACTGGCGTGATCTCGATTACCTGATCGTCGACATGCCGCCAGGCACGGGCGACATTCAATTGACCCTGTCGCAGAAAGTGCCCGTCACCGGCGCCGTGATCGTCACGACGCCGCAGGACATCGCGCTGCTGGACGCGCGTAAGGGTCTCAAAATGTTCGAGAAAGTCGGCATCCCGATCCTCGGCGTGGTGGAAAACATGAGCACGCATATCTGCTCGAACTGCGGCCATGCGGAAGAAATCTTTGGCGCCGGCGGCGGCGCGAAGATGTGCGCGGACTTTGGCGTGGAATTCCTTGGCGCCTTGCCGCTGACCATGGCGATACGCCAGCAGACGGATTCGGGTACGCCCACCGTCGTGGCCGAGCCGGATGGCCCCGTCGCTGTGATCTACAAGCAGATCGCCCGCACCATCGCCATCAAGGTGGCGGAAAAGGCGAAGGATATGACGAGTAAATTCCCGTCGATCGTCATCAAAAACGATTAA
- the panC gene encoding pantoate--beta-alanine ligase, producing MKIISDIEELRDQLSGQLRTAFVPTMGNLHEGHLSLMRLARKHGDPVVASIFVNRLQFGPNEDFEKYPRTMAADIAKLEKEGVYVLFAPTEKELYPEPQEYRVRPPDDLGNTLEGEFRPGFFEGVCTVVTKLFSCVGPRVAVFGKKDYQQLMIIRNMARQFALPTEIIAAETYRADDGLALSSRNMYLSESERAEAPELYKGLNFVAEEVRKGNLAVGELEQAVMQLLDGRGWKSDYIAVRKRANLQAPNAAELAAGEPLVVLAAAKLGQTRLIDNLEI from the coding sequence ATGAAAATTATTTCCGACATCGAAGAATTGCGCGACCAGCTCAGCGGACAGCTGCGCACGGCGTTCGTCCCAACCATGGGCAACCTGCATGAAGGCCATCTGTCGCTGATGCGCCTGGCGCGCAAGCATGGCGACCCCGTCGTTGCCTCGATCTTCGTGAACCGCCTGCAGTTCGGCCCGAACGAAGACTTCGAGAAGTATCCGCGCACCATGGCGGCCGACATCGCCAAGCTGGAAAAAGAAGGCGTATACGTGCTGTTCGCGCCGACGGAAAAGGAACTATATCCGGAGCCGCAGGAATACCGCGTGCGCCCGCCCGATGACCTCGGCAATACCCTGGAAGGGGAATTTCGCCCCGGCTTCTTCGAAGGCGTGTGCACGGTCGTCACCAAGCTGTTTTCCTGCGTGGGTCCGCGAGTGGCCGTGTTCGGCAAGAAGGATTACCAGCAGCTGATGATCATCCGCAACATGGCGCGCCAATTCGCGCTGCCGACGGAAATCATCGCCGCCGAAACGTACCGGGCCGACGATGGCCTGGCTTTGTCGTCGCGCAATATGTACCTGTCGGAAAGCGAACGCGCCGAGGCGCCGGAACTGTACAAGGGACTTAATTTCGTGGCCGAGGAAGTGCGCAAGGGTAACCTGGCCGTCGGTGAACTGGAACAGGCTGTCATGCAGCTGCTCGACGGCCGCGGCTGGAAATCGGACTACATCGCCGTGCGCAAGCGCGCCAATCTGCAAGCGCCGAACGCCGCCGAACTGGCCGCCGGCGAACCGCTGGTGGTGCTGGCCGCAGCCAAGCTGGGGCAGACGCGATTGATCGACAACCTCGAAATTTAA
- the metG gene encoding methionine--tRNA ligase yields the protein MTRKLFVTTALPYANAAFHIGHIMEYIQADIWVRFQRMQRDGAAGREVHFVGADDTHGTPIMIAAEKEGITPQQFVANIAAGRAQYLDGFHIAFDNWYSTDSPENVDLSQSIYRKLRDTGLIVTKTVDRFFDPVKGMFLADRNIKGECPKCGAKNQYGDNCEVCGAAYQPTDLVNPFSVFTNATPVMKPSEQYFFKLSDPRCFEFLKDWLNTPGRLQPEMVNKVSEWLGEAGEKLADWDISRDAPYFGIPIPDAPGKFFYVWMDAPVGYLASLKNYCDKKGFDFDALLNDPATEQIHFIGKDIVSFHLLFWPAMLKFAGHPVIDKLKVNVHGFLTVNNEKMSKSRGTGISPLRYLDLGMNPEWLRYYIAFKLNSKVEDLDFNGDDFVARVNSDLIGKYVNIASRCAGFIAKRFDGKLASSLSEGAQSWINRALTVDVNGVFVERQASIASHFENREFGKALREIMEIADITNQYVDENKPWILAKDVEKTAELHDVCTTALILFRQLTILLSPVLPGVAKNVASFLNDEQFTWADTQVFGDAVSNSMLGRTIGAYSHLMTRMDAKMIEALFDAPQAAAAIAAPAGDAANDAAAPAATTAAAAIEELAPEIKIDDFLKVDLRIAKIVNCELVEGSDKLLRLTLDAGEGRLRNVFSGIRSAYQPEELVGKLTVLVANLAPRKMKFGISEGMVMAASAADEKANPGIYILNPWPGAEPGMRIR from the coding sequence ATGACTCGCAAGCTGTTCGTCACCACTGCCCTGCCTTACGCAAACGCCGCTTTTCACATTGGCCACATCATGGAATACATCCAGGCTGATATCTGGGTCCGGTTCCAGCGAATGCAACGCGATGGCGCAGCCGGCCGTGAAGTGCACTTTGTGGGCGCTGACGATACGCATGGCACGCCTATCATGATCGCCGCCGAAAAGGAAGGCATCACGCCGCAGCAATTCGTCGCCAACATCGCCGCCGGCCGCGCCCAGTACCTCGATGGCTTCCATATCGCCTTCGATAACTGGTATTCGACCGATTCGCCGGAAAACGTCGACCTGTCGCAATCGATCTACCGCAAGCTGCGCGATACGGGCCTGATCGTCACGAAAACCGTCGACCGTTTCTTCGATCCCGTCAAGGGCATGTTCCTGGCCGACCGCAACATCAAGGGCGAATGCCCGAAATGCGGCGCCAAGAACCAGTACGGCGACAATTGCGAAGTGTGCGGCGCGGCCTACCAGCCGACCGACCTGGTCAACCCGTTCTCCGTGTTTACTAACGCGACGCCCGTGATGAAGCCTTCGGAACAGTATTTCTTCAAGCTGTCCGACCCGCGCTGCTTCGAATTCCTCAAGGATTGGCTCAACACGCCAGGCCGCTTGCAGCCGGAAATGGTCAACAAGGTCAGCGAATGGCTGGGCGAAGCCGGTGAAAAGCTGGCCGACTGGGATATCTCGCGCGATGCGCCCTACTTCGGCATCCCGATTCCCGATGCGCCGGGCAAGTTCTTCTATGTGTGGATGGATGCGCCCGTCGGCTACCTGGCCAGCCTGAAAAACTATTGCGACAAGAAAGGCTTCGATTTCGACGCCCTGCTGAACGATCCTGCCACGGAACAAATCCACTTCATCGGCAAGGACATCGTCTCCTTCCATTTGCTGTTCTGGCCCGCCATGCTGAAATTTGCCGGCCACCCAGTCATCGACAAACTGAAAGTCAACGTCCACGGCTTCCTGACGGTCAACAACGAGAAAATGTCGAAGTCGCGCGGCACGGGCATTTCGCCGCTGCGCTACCTGGACCTCGGCATGAACCCGGAATGGCTGCGCTACTACATCGCCTTCAAGCTGAACTCGAAAGTGGAAGACCTGGACTTCAACGGCGACGACTTCGTGGCCCGCGTGAACAGCGACTTGATCGGAAAATATGTCAATATCGCCAGCCGCTGCGCCGGCTTCATCGCCAAGCGTTTCGACGGCAAGCTGGCCTCGTCACTGTCGGAAGGTGCGCAAAGCTGGATCAACCGCGCACTGACGGTGGACGTCAACGGCGTCTTCGTCGAGCGCCAGGCCAGCATCGCCTCGCACTTCGAAAACCGTGAATTCGGCAAGGCCTTGCGCGAGATCATGGAAATCGCCGACATCACCAACCAGTATGTCGATGAAAACAAACCGTGGATCCTGGCCAAGGACGTCGAAAAAACGGCCGAACTGCACGACGTGTGCACCACGGCCCTGATCCTGTTCCGCCAGCTGACGATTCTGCTGTCGCCGGTACTGCCGGGTGTGGCCAAGAACGTGGCCTCGTTCCTCAACGACGAGCAATTTACCTGGGCCGACACGCAAGTGTTCGGCGACGCCGTTTCGAACAGCATGCTGGGCCGTACCATCGGCGCCTACAGCCATTTGATGACGCGCATGGACGCCAAGATGATCGAAGCGCTGTTCGATGCGCCGCAAGCCGCCGCAGCCATTGCCGCACCCGCCGGCGACGCCGCGAATGACGCCGCCGCTCCAGCCGCTACCACAGCAGCTGCCGCCATCGAGGAACTGGCGCCCGAGATCAAGATCGACGACTTCCTCAAGGTCGATCTGCGCATCGCGAAAATCGTCAACTGCGAACTGGTCGAGGGCTCCGACAAACTGCTACGCCTGACCCTGGACGCGGGCGAAGGCCGCTTGCGTAACGTGTTCTCGGGCATCCGCTCGGCGTACCAGCCGGAAGAACTGGTTGGCAAGCTGACGGTGCTGGTGGCCAACCTGGCGCCGCGCAAGATGAAGTTCGGCATTTCCGAAGGCATGGTCATGGCCGCGTCCGCCGCTGACGAGAAGGCGAATCCGGGCATCTACATCCTGAACCCGTGGCCAGGCGCCGAACCTGGCATGCGCATCCGCTAA
- a CDS encoding DUF3460 family protein: MKLPAKHNNYVSDHTLFIAELKAKNPGMEAGQQAGRALLWDKPAVSIDEQERQLASAVKQQAYVYQNKN; encoded by the coding sequence ATGAAACTGCCTGCAAAACACAACAACTACGTATCCGACCACACCTTGTTCATCGCTGAACTGAAGGCCAAGAATCCTGGCATGGAAGCGGGCCAGCAAGCGGGCCGCGCCCTGCTGTGGGACAAGCCGGCCGTCAGCATCGATGAGCAGGAGCGCCAGCTGGCGTCGGCCGTCAAGCAACAGGCTTACGTTTACCAGAACAAGAACTAA
- a CDS encoding SDR family oxidoreductase, whose amino-acid sequence MKTASTPARVAIVTGASRGIGAAIARRLARDGMQVVVNYASGKEAADELVAAIVADGGAAIAVKANVADAGDVQALFDAAEAAFGGVDVLVNNAGIMPPVLPALADTDDATFDSLFAINVKGSFNTMRQAATRLRHGGSVVNFSTSVIGLALPGYSVYGATKAAIETMTNIFAKELRGKNITVNAVAPGPTATALFLNGKTEETIQRMGKMAPLERLGTPEDIAAAVAFLAGPDGRWVNGQTLRANGGLV is encoded by the coding sequence ATGAAGACAGCATCCACCCCAGCCAGAGTTGCCATCGTCACGGGCGCCTCGCGCGGCATCGGCGCGGCCATCGCCCGCCGCCTGGCACGCGACGGCATGCAGGTCGTCGTCAATTACGCCAGCGGCAAGGAGGCGGCGGACGAGCTGGTGGCGGCCATCGTGGCCGATGGCGGCGCCGCCATCGCGGTCAAGGCCAACGTGGCCGATGCGGGCGACGTGCAAGCGCTGTTCGATGCGGCCGAAGCGGCCTTCGGCGGCGTCGACGTGCTGGTCAACAACGCCGGTATCATGCCACCCGTGCTGCCCGCCCTGGCGGACACGGACGACGCCACCTTCGACAGCCTGTTCGCCATCAACGTCAAGGGCAGCTTCAACACCATGCGCCAGGCGGCGACGCGCTTGCGCCACGGCGGCAGCGTGGTCAACTTCTCGACCAGCGTGATTGGCCTGGCCCTGCCCGGCTATTCCGTCTACGGCGCCACCAAGGCAGCCATCGAGACGATGACGAATATTTTCGCCAAGGAACTGCGTGGCAAGAACATCACCGTCAACGCCGTCGCTCCCGGCCCCACGGCCACGGCCCTGTTCTTGAACGGCAAGACGGAGGAAACGATACAGCGCATGGGCAAGATGGCGCCCCTGGAACGCCTGGGCACGCCGGAGGATATCGCCGCCGCCGTCGCCTTCCTGGCTGGCCCCGACGGACGCTGGGTGAATGGACAAACGCTGCGCGCGAATGGCGGCCTGGTATAG
- a CDS encoding GNAT family N-acetyltransferase codes for MNIVVREATNADAQLMAELTRAAWAGKVAASSSGHHETAQQVEEQLRHGGGFVLLIDDIPAGSLRWMPLDSDPAIWKISRMGVLPAYRGSHVSQHLLEAIIHHGLSCQAEELRLAVRRDQRKLIDFYAAFEFDLAEELEYSHANPAEPAPMVMRRLLRY; via the coding sequence ATGAATATCGTGGTGCGCGAAGCAACAAATGCCGATGCACAGCTGATGGCCGAACTGACCCGCGCTGCGTGGGCCGGCAAGGTGGCAGCCTCGTCCAGTGGACACCACGAAACGGCGCAGCAGGTGGAAGAACAACTGCGCCACGGCGGCGGTTTTGTGTTGCTGATCGACGACATTCCAGCCGGTTCGCTGCGCTGGATGCCGCTCGACAGCGACCCCGCCATCTGGAAGATTTCACGCATGGGCGTACTGCCCGCCTACCGGGGCAGCCACGTCTCGCAGCACTTGCTGGAAGCCATTATTCATCACGGCCTGTCGTGCCAGGCCGAGGAATTGCGCCTGGCCGTGCGGCGCGACCAGCGCAAACTGATCGATTTTTATGCGGCCTTCGAATTCGACCTGGCCGAAGAACTGGAATATTCGCACGCCAACCCCGCCGAACCGGCACCGATGGTGATGCGGCGTTTGTTGCGTTATTGA
- a CDS encoding ScpA family protein, producing MLPEESAVTPEADASGAGAVIESPEPVADGDGSGDPAASASTDAAPGADPLGIARLYGEPMLRMPTDLYIPPDALEIFLEAFEGPLDLLLYLIRKQNFNILDIPMAQVTLQYLKYVDQIRVRNLELAAEYLLMAAMLIEIKSRMLLPSRKSDVEEDGGDPRAELVRRLLEYEQIKLAAYDLNAIPQFERDFVRTQIFIEQSLTPTWPDVEPVDLQQAWLDVLKRAKLTQHHRISRQELSVREHMSSILRHLQSSRFVEFSELFDIAGGVPVVVVNFVALLELAKETLIEITQAEPFAPIYVRLAYSPA from the coding sequence ATGTTGCCTGAAGAGTCTGCAGTCACGCCGGAAGCCGACGCTTCCGGTGCCGGCGCAGTCATCGAGTCGCCCGAACCTGTCGCTGATGGCGACGGCAGCGGCGACCCTGCAGCATCTGCAAGCACGGACGCGGCGCCCGGCGCCGACCCGCTAGGCATCGCCCGTCTGTATGGCGAGCCGATGCTGCGCATGCCGACGGATTTGTACATTCCGCCAGACGCGCTGGAAATCTTCCTCGAAGCCTTCGAAGGCCCGCTCGACTTGCTGCTCTACCTGATCCGCAAGCAAAACTTCAACATTCTCGATATTCCGATGGCGCAGGTGACCCTGCAATATCTGAAATATGTCGACCAGATTCGCGTGCGCAACCTGGAACTGGCCGCCGAGTACCTGTTGATGGCTGCCATGCTGATCGAGATCAAGTCGCGCATGCTCTTGCCTTCGCGCAAGAGCGACGTCGAGGAAGATGGCGGCGACCCGCGTGCCGAACTGGTGCGCCGCCTGCTCGAGTACGAGCAAATCAAGCTGGCCGCCTACGACCTGAACGCCATTCCCCAGTTCGAGCGCGATTTCGTGCGCACGCAGATTTTCATTGAGCAAAGCCTGACGCCCACCTGGCCCGACGTGGAACCGGTGGACTTGCAGCAGGCGTGGCTCGACGTGCTGAAACGCGCCAAGCTGACCCAGCATCACCGCATCAGTCGCCAGGAACTGTCCGTGCGCGAGCACATGTCGAGCATCCTGCGCCACTTGCAATCGTCGCGCTTCGTCGAGTTCAGCGAGCTGTTCGACATTGCCGGCGGCGTGCCCGTGGTGGTGGTCAACTTCGTGGCCCTGCTGGAACTGGCCAAGGAAACCCTGATCGAAATCACGCAGGCAGAACCGTTTGCACCCATCTACGTCCGGCTGGCGTATTCGCCCGCCTGA